One segment of Parvularcula sp. IMCC14364 DNA contains the following:
- a CDS encoding trans-acting enoyl reductase family protein: MSKEFDVIVYGASGFTGRLVAEYLARQYGVGDKVSWAMAGRNADKLAQVRDEIGAPDDTPLVTADAGDDASLKAMTDRAQVICTTVGPYQLYGSDLVAACAASGTDYVDLCGEPAWMRQMIDAHEETARKSGARIVFSCGFDSIPFDLGVYGLQALAKEEFGAPVSRVKGRVRKMQGTFSGGTAASLKATMVAAFQDPQILEWLKSPFCLTPGFEGPKQPKGNKPEYDESLGSWAAPFIMAAINTKNIHRSNLLLDHLYGKDFIYDEMMLTGDGEKGEQIANAIAGDNSMMGDDAPKPGEGPDKAEREAGHYDVLFVGEGPDGKSIRLGVTGDMDPGYGSTSKMIAESAICLTQEAKDTAGGIWTPAPAMGRHLIERLKANAGLTFEQE, encoded by the coding sequence ATGAGCAAGGAATTTGATGTCATCGTCTATGGTGCAAGCGGTTTTACAGGCCGTCTCGTAGCAGAATATCTGGCAAGACAATATGGTGTTGGTGACAAGGTTTCCTGGGCCATGGCCGGGCGCAATGCAGACAAGCTTGCGCAGGTGCGTGATGAGATCGGTGCCCCTGATGATACGCCGCTGGTGACCGCAGATGCCGGGGATGACGCATCTTTGAAAGCGATGACCGACCGTGCGCAGGTGATCTGCACGACTGTCGGTCCATATCAGCTTTATGGCTCTGACCTCGTTGCAGCCTGTGCTGCCTCTGGGACAGACTATGTTGATCTATGCGGTGAGCCTGCATGGATGCGGCAGATGATTGATGCCCATGAAGAGACTGCACGCAAATCTGGCGCACGGATCGTTTTCTCCTGCGGTTTCGACTCTATCCCGTTCGACCTTGGTGTGTATGGCTTGCAGGCCCTCGCCAAGGAAGAGTTCGGGGCACCAGTTTCGCGCGTGAAAGGGCGTGTGCGCAAGATGCAGGGCACGTTCTCCGGCGGGACTGCCGCCAGTCTCAAGGCGACTATGGTAGCAGCATTTCAGGATCCGCAAATCCTTGAATGGCTCAAAAGCCCGTTCTGTCTGACGCCCGGTTTCGAAGGGCCAAAGCAACCAAAAGGCAACAAGCCTGAATATGATGAAAGCCTTGGCAGCTGGGCAGCACCTTTCATTATGGCAGCGATTAATACCAAGAATATCCATCGCTCAAATCTGCTGCTCGATCATCTGTATGGAAAAGATTTCATTTATGATGAAATGATGCTGACAGGCGATGGGGAAAAAGGTGAGCAGATCGCCAATGCCATTGCTGGTGATAACTCCATGATGGGTGATGATGCACCAAAGCCGGGTGAAGGGCCTGATAAGGCAGAGCGCGAGGCAGGTCATTATGACGTACTGTTCGTCGGAGAGGGACCAGATGGTAAGTCCATTCGCCTTGGTGTTACCGGTGATATGGATCCCGGCTATGGCTCCACATCAAAAATGATTGCCGAGAGCGCCATATGCCTGACACAGGAAGCGAAAGACACAGCTGGTGGCATCTGGACACCGGCACCCGCAATGGGCCGGCACCTGATAGAGCGTCTCAAAGCGAATGCCGGCCTGACATTTGAGCAGGAATAA
- a CDS encoding NupC/NupG family nucleoside CNT transporter, whose amino-acid sequence MTELGLRGQSFLGLFAFMGIAWALSERKGQFPVLNAVSALIAQFAIALFFLRFEPATQVLASLNGVVIALQQATAQGTDFLFGYIGRSDQMPFEVDGEDPNLFIFTFQALPLVVFISALSAVLWHWKILKVLVKGFAFALSRVFGVGGAVALAAAANVFLGQTESPLLIRAYLERITRSEFFTVITSGYATVAGSVIIVYTTVLENIDPSILGHIIVASIISVPAALLLGRIMVPPEKDEVPTASDAGDGLSYEGSMDAFMNGVTEGGKLWANIVISILAFIALAALINIMLAAFIPDIGGAPLTLERMLGWLFAPLMWLAGVPWAEAFDAGQIMGIKTALNELVAYFRLAGVEEGVFSARTELILIYSLCGFANIGSLGIVIGGLSGLVPSRRSDIIALAPKAMIAGTLTTLMTGAVIGVIYA is encoded by the coding sequence ATTACTGAACTAGGATTGCGCGGGCAGAGCTTTCTTGGCCTTTTCGCCTTTATGGGGATTGCCTGGGCCCTGTCCGAGCGCAAGGGGCAGTTTCCTGTCCTTAATGCAGTCTCTGCCCTGATCGCACAGTTTGCTATCGCCCTGTTTTTTCTCAGATTCGAACCAGCCACGCAGGTTCTGGCATCCCTGAACGGTGTTGTGATCGCGTTGCAGCAGGCGACAGCCCAGGGCACCGATTTTCTGTTTGGTTATATCGGACGCAGTGACCAGATGCCTTTTGAGGTAGATGGCGAGGACCCGAACCTGTTCATTTTCACTTTTCAGGCCCTCCCGCTTGTCGTTTTTATCTCTGCCCTGTCGGCCGTATTATGGCACTGGAAAATCCTGAAGGTTCTTGTGAAGGGCTTTGCGTTTGCTCTGTCGCGTGTCTTTGGTGTTGGTGGTGCTGTAGCGCTGGCAGCTGCGGCAAATGTCTTTCTCGGCCAGACGGAGTCGCCTTTGTTGATCCGGGCCTATCTTGAACGGATTACCCGCTCTGAATTTTTCACCGTCATCACATCGGGATATGCAACCGTCGCCGGATCGGTGATTATCGTATATACGACGGTGCTGGAGAATATCGATCCATCCATTCTTGGTCATATCATTGTGGCGTCGATCATATCTGTTCCGGCAGCGCTGCTGCTTGGCAGGATTATGGTACCACCTGAAAAAGATGAAGTGCCAACCGCGTCGGACGCGGGTGACGGGCTTTCCTATGAGGGGTCAATGGATGCCTTTATGAACGGCGTTACAGAGGGCGGTAAGCTGTGGGCCAACATTGTTATCTCCATTCTTGCTTTTATCGCCCTGGCGGCTCTCATCAACATTATGCTGGCCGCCTTCATCCCTGATATTGGGGGTGCGCCGCTGACGCTGGAGCGTATGCTGGGATGGCTGTTTGCGCCGCTTATGTGGTTAGCCGGCGTGCCATGGGCGGAAGCCTTTGACGCTGGTCAGATCATGGGCATTAAAACAGCCCTGAATGAGCTCGTGGCGTATTTCAGGCTTGCCGGTGTTGAGGAAGGTGTTTTCAGTGCCCGGACGGAATTGATCCTGATTTACTCCCTTTGCGGTTTTGCCAATATCGGCAGCCTCGGTATTGTCATAGGTGGATTGTCCGGGCTGGTACCGAGCAGGCGGTCAGATATTATTGCGCTGGCACCCAAGGCCATGATTGCAGGTACGCTGACCACTCTGATGACGGGGGCAGTGATAGGCGTTATTTACGCGTGA
- a CDS encoding lysozyme → MFPTLNSSYAAISKSIEAGILQLVKVELDQNQLDALASFVFNIGLPAFKKSVVLRRLNKGDVVGAANAMSWWNKALINRQVKEMSGLVRRRSAERALFLETSGIGEAGDEAADASSIRPIENRPRRHNILASRTFSGAVLAGAAGALIAGASFIDGAPFDLNQTGDSTHTNTSTALSLIDMEGFKASEYQDVFQLAGTVMIFVAVLYIIYARVDDWFRYRR, encoded by the coding sequence ATGTTTCCGACGCTGAACAGCTCTTACGCAGCGATCTCGAAATCCATAGAAGCTGGCATTCTTCAACTCGTCAAAGTGGAACTCGACCAAAACCAGTTGGATGCGCTTGCCTCTTTTGTTTTCAATATCGGCCTTCCTGCCTTCAAAAAATCTGTTGTATTGCGGCGCCTGAACAAAGGTGACGTAGTGGGAGCAGCAAATGCAATGTCCTGGTGGAATAAGGCGCTTATCAACCGGCAGGTGAAAGAGATGAGCGGTCTCGTACGACGCCGCTCAGCTGAGCGCGCTCTATTTCTAGAAACCTCAGGTATTGGAGAAGCCGGCGACGAAGCGGCTGATGCCAGTAGTATTCGACCAATAGAAAACAGGCCACGCCGTCACAATATTCTGGCATCACGTACATTTTCCGGCGCCGTTCTGGCGGGTGCGGCGGGCGCTCTTATCGCTGGCGCCAGTTTCATAGATGGGGCACCGTTTGACCTTAACCAGACCGGTGACAGCACTCATACGAATACCTCCACGGCGCTGAGCCTTATCGACATGGAAGGTTTCAAAGCGTCAGAATATCAGGATGTTTTTCAGCTGGCTGGCACCGTGATGATTTTTGTCGCAGTGCTTTACATTATTTATGCCCGCGTGGACGACTGGTTCAGATACCGCCGCTAG
- the dusA gene encoding tRNA dihydrouridine(20/20a) synthase DusA: MIDWTDRHCRFFHRQLTKRARLYTEMIVAEAILRGDREYLLGFDTCEHPVAIQLGGSDPARLAEAAGIAESYGYDEINLNVGCPSDKVQSGTFGACLMRDPALVAECVAAMRAAVSVPVTVKCRLGVDDQDPEESLFTFVRRVAETGCDTFIVHARKAWLQGLSPKENRTIPPLDYEIVARLKQENPALQIILNGGITSLDQAGEHLGRFDGVMLGRAAYENPYLLADVDRVFFGGNTAQPDRRSVVEAMIAYSTDHLEEGGKVNMVTRHMIGLFHGQPGAKTWRQHLTVESCKSDADAGLLRDALNRLPAAAFEVAA, from the coding sequence ATGATCGACTGGACGGATCGTCATTGCCGCTTTTTCCATCGGCAGCTGACTAAGCGTGCCCGGCTTTATACAGAAATGATTGTTGCTGAAGCGATCCTTCGTGGGGACCGGGAATATCTCCTCGGTTTTGACACTTGCGAGCATCCGGTGGCGATACAGCTTGGTGGCAGTGACCCGGCCAGACTGGCGGAAGCGGCGGGGATCGCCGAAAGCTACGGCTATGACGAGATCAACCTCAATGTGGGCTGCCCGTCAGACAAAGTGCAGTCCGGCACTTTCGGTGCCTGTCTGATGCGCGATCCTGCGCTTGTGGCTGAGTGTGTTGCTGCCATGCGCGCGGCTGTCTCTGTTCCTGTAACAGTCAAATGCCGTCTCGGGGTTGATGATCAGGATCCGGAAGAGAGCCTGTTCACCTTCGTGCGGCGCGTTGCAGAGACTGGCTGCGATACGTTTATCGTTCATGCGCGCAAAGCCTGGTTGCAGGGGTTGAGTCCGAAAGAGAACCGCACCATTCCGCCTCTGGATTATGAGATCGTAGCTCGGTTGAAGCAGGAAAATCCGGCCCTGCAGATTATCCTGAATGGCGGCATCACAAGCCTTGATCAGGCTGGAGAACATCTTGGCCGATTTGACGGCGTAATGCTCGGGCGGGCCGCCTATGAAAACCCTTATCTCCTGGCGGATGTTGATCGGGTGTTTTTTGGAGGGAATACGGCGCAACCAGACAGGCGATCCGTGGTTGAGGCGATGATTGCATACAGCACCGATCATCTGGAAGAGGGTGGCAAAGTGAACATGGTGACCCGTCACATGATCGGTCTGTTTCATGGCCAGCCTGGCGCGAAAACCTGGCGTCAGCATCTGACAGTGGAAAGCTGCAAGTCTGACGCAGATGCTGGTTTATTGCGTGATGCGCTCAACCGGCTGCCTGCCGCTGCTTTTGAAGTGGCTGCATGA
- a CDS encoding uracil-DNA glycosylase family protein translates to MSRLGNLTSSMRACTVCEEQGLIPEARPVFQIGSGAKVGIFGQAPGNLTHQTRKPFNDPSGVRLRDWLGVSEEAFYNPSKITIVPMAFCFPGYDGNGPTGKGGDLPPPPICAQTWRDSLMAELLPQLELVFLIGNHAQRWHLVSKMERTLTDTVRKWPELVRDAEKKGNTVMIPLPHPSWRNNGWLKKNPWFETELLPEIRVRIRKLIDT, encoded by the coding sequence GTGAGCCGACTGGGCAACCTGACCAGCAGTATGCGTGCCTGTACCGTTTGTGAGGAGCAGGGTCTGATCCCGGAGGCGCGGCCAGTCTTTCAAATCGGGTCCGGCGCAAAGGTCGGTATTTTCGGTCAGGCCCCCGGCAACCTCACACACCAGACCCGAAAGCCGTTCAATGATCCGTCCGGTGTGCGGCTTCGCGACTGGCTCGGGGTAAGTGAAGAAGCGTTCTACAATCCCTCTAAAATTACCATTGTACCCATGGCATTTTGCTTTCCTGGTTATGATGGCAATGGCCCGACGGGGAAGGGCGGTGATCTGCCGCCACCGCCGATTTGTGCGCAAACCTGGCGTGACAGCTTGATGGCAGAGCTTCTGCCACAACTGGAGCTTGTTTTTCTGATCGGCAACCATGCACAGCGTTGGCATCTTGTTTCAAAGATGGAACGCACTCTGACTGATACGGTCAGGAAGTGGCCTGAGCTTGTCAGAGATGCAGAAAAAAAGGGAAATACAGTGATGATCCCGTTGCCGCATCCATCCTGGCGAAACAACGGCTGGTTGAAGAAAAACCCTTGGTTTGAGACTGAATTACTTCCTGAAATTCGTGTAAGAATCCGCAAGCTGATAGATACGTGA
- a CDS encoding TonB-dependent receptor plug domain-containing protein, with translation MSSRKYILAGLASCVSFIALSASAQEGTVPDTTTPESTSEVYQPEFFDRFSPNTARDMLNEIPGFSVRRGDGGRGLGQGGTNVIINGARVSGKQTDPLDILQRTPASNVVRIEIVDAASLGIPGLNGQVANFILDNSTVSGSWEWNIRFRTGVKPDLYNGSISVSGERDIMSYTLSLENDSFKGGATGREIVLDNDSNLLEIREEDGQNYGENPSISANLTWNRENGDVGNFNAQASLFQFDGAERSDRFP, from the coding sequence ATGTCGTCCAGAAAATATATACTTGCAGGTCTCGCAAGCTGCGTTTCATTCATTGCCCTGTCCGCTTCGGCACAGGAGGGCACTGTTCCCGACACGACGACACCGGAATCAACCAGCGAGGTATATCAGCCTGAGTTTTTCGACCGTTTTTCACCGAATACGGCTCGTGACATGCTGAACGAAATTCCCGGTTTCTCAGTACGCCGAGGTGATGGCGGGCGCGGGCTTGGTCAGGGGGGTACAAACGTCATCATCAATGGTGCACGCGTATCCGGCAAGCAGACTGACCCACTGGACATCCTGCAGCGCACGCCGGCGAGCAATGTTGTACGTATTGAAATCGTTGATGCAGCGTCGCTGGGGATCCCCGGCCTGAATGGGCAGGTTGCCAATTTTATTCTGGACAATTCAACAGTCAGCGGCAGTTGGGAGTGGAACATCAGGTTCAGGACGGGGGTAAAGCCGGACCTGTATAATGGCAGTATTTCGGTCAGCGGTGAGCGCGACATCATGTCTTATACACTCAGCCTGGAGAATGATTCCTTCAAAGGTGGCGCAACAGGTCGCGAGATCGTTCTCGATAATGATAGCAATCTCCTTGAGATCCGCGAAGAGGATGGCCAAAATTACGGTGAAAATCCCAGCATCAGCGCCAACCTGACTTGGAATCGCGAGAATGGTGATGTCGGTAATTTTAATGCACAGGCGTCACTGTTTCAGTTTGATGGCGCAGAAAGATCAGACCGCTTTCCGTAG
- a CDS encoding sterol desaturase family protein, whose translation MMEQAIDYKPIIIVILFGFVLLELLIGTFHNREKMKPGDIWIEIVGTLSLFLIITPFAFYVTPLLLEAVFPGSANAWSGLPWWLMVIVLLLGDDLTQYWWHRTCHSVPALYNLHRAHHSCNYMGVRLTYRNNIFYFLLIPSLWAGAALIHLGLGAVYAVYIIIKQSIIFGAHSTVKWDQKLYAISWLKPFVWVMQRTISTPTTHFAHHGLNKEDGVTNYKGNYGNLLFFWDVLFGTAKISQTYPPEYGIENIPQKNWKHEMFWPLYTDRNETVTTSSETVSEQSPAE comes from the coding sequence ATGATGGAACAAGCAATCGACTACAAACCGATTATCATTGTCATTCTGTTTGGCTTTGTGCTGCTGGAATTGTTGATCGGTACTTTTCATAACCGCGAAAAGATGAAGCCGGGGGACATCTGGATTGAGATTGTCGGCACGCTATCGCTGTTCCTGATAATCACGCCGTTTGCTTTTTACGTAACACCCCTATTATTAGAGGCTGTCTTCCCGGGCTCCGCAAATGCCTGGAGTGGTCTCCCATGGTGGTTGATGGTCATCGTGCTTCTGCTGGGGGATGACCTGACACAATACTGGTGGCACCGTACCTGTCACAGTGTACCTGCCTTGTATAATCTGCATCGCGCGCATCATTCATGTAACTATATGGGCGTACGCCTGACCTACCGGAACAATATCTTTTATTTCCTGCTCATCCCGTCGCTCTGGGCCGGGGCTGCATTGATCCATCTCGGTCTTGGCGCCGTTTACGCAGTTTATATCATCATCAAGCAGAGCATAATTTTTGGCGCTCATTCTACGGTAAAGTGGGATCAGAAACTTTACGCTATTTCCTGGTTGAAGCCTTTTGTCTGGGTGATGCAGCGGACGATTTCGACGCCCACAACACACTTTGCCCATCATGGCCTGAACAAGGAAGATGGCGTGACCAACTACAAGGGCAATTACGGGAATCTGCTGTTTTTCTGGGATGTGCTTTTTGGCACCGCAAAGATCAGCCAGACTTACCCGCCAGAATATGGCATCGAAAATATTCCGCAAAAAAACTGGAAACACGAAATGTTCTGGCCACTTTACACCGACCGGAACGAGACTGTTACAACCTCTTCAGAGACCGTATCTGAGCAGTCGCCTGCTGAATAA
- a CDS encoding sulfite exporter TauE/SafE family protein → MMEALLTPEMLVLLGLLLGVGLFAGFIGGLFGIGGGIVIVPALYAVFGVLEVPDAIRIKIAVGTSLATIIITSWRSVSTHHRHGAVDVSLLKSWAPWIIFGAISGALLARVLQADVLTLIFATGAMAVAIRKGLFDRQKPQVGDDLAPVPGGGFRASLGGSIGLLSSLMGIGGGVMGVVVLTAFGRTIHQAIATAAGFGLAIAIPGTIGFIIVGWGQQGLPPWSLGFVSVPAFLSIASMTTITAPIGANIAHQLDDTWLNRVFAIYLALTASLLIYDVLF, encoded by the coding sequence ATGATGGAAGCCTTGTTGACGCCGGAAATGCTGGTTCTACTGGGTCTTTTGCTGGGTGTTGGACTGTTTGCCGGGTTCATTGGCGGCCTTTTCGGTATTGGTGGTGGAATTGTCATTGTACCAGCACTTTACGCGGTCTTCGGCGTACTGGAGGTACCGGATGCAATCCGTATCAAGATTGCGGTCGGCACGTCTCTGGCGACAATTATCATTACGTCCTGGCGTTCTGTTTCGACCCATCATCGCCATGGAGCCGTGGATGTCAGTCTGCTGAAAAGCTGGGCGCCATGGATTATATTTGGCGCTATATCAGGTGCCTTACTGGCGAGAGTATTACAGGCTGATGTGCTGACATTGATCTTCGCAACAGGTGCCATGGCTGTCGCTATTCGCAAGGGCCTCTTTGACCGCCAAAAGCCGCAGGTCGGGGATGATCTCGCCCCTGTACCTGGCGGCGGTTTTAGAGCAAGTCTCGGTGGCTCAATCGGTCTTCTGTCCAGTTTGATGGGTATCGGCGGCGGCGTCATGGGGGTGGTCGTGTTGACGGCTTTTGGGCGCACCATTCATCAGGCGATTGCCACGGCAGCCGGTTTCGGCCTTGCCATCGCGATACCCGGGACCATCGGTTTTATCATTGTTGGTTGGGGACAGCAGGGACTGCCCCCTTGGTCGCTGGGTTTTGTTTCGGTGCCCGCTTTTCTGTCGATCGCCAGCATGACGACCATCACAGCCCCGATTGGCGCCAATATTGCGCATCAACTTGACGATACATGGCTCAACCGTGTGTTCGCGATCTATCTGGCGCTGACCGCAAGCCTGCTGATTTATGATGTGCTGTTCTGA
- a CDS encoding TonB-dependent receptor domain-containing protein has protein sequence MRDFLNSEDEWNTEISGDYKFDFLDGELKLIGLQYYESSPFLSLVTTRRPGEDPTGSTFERQADEGESIFRAEYSWSPKEDHSWELGVEGVFNFLEIDDVVSQLNDQGEFEVIDETISFSRVEEKRAETTIAYNRPLGDKIDLQASVGLEYSEITQESTFRRTVTDPDTGLDTVEPFDASQERSFTRPKGFISASYKKSDSMDIRLKLERGVGQLNFFSFIGSVDLQDGIDRAGNPDLVPPQFWNYEIEFEKRFENNSQFTVQFFARQFEDIVDTIPLELPGADLSDPNRERGQGPGNIEEAERYGVDIDSTIRLDDFGIKGGELDFSFFYQETKVDDPLTGVERPFSGNSEWFSFVGYRHDIPETDYAYGFFAEYFEDSPQFGLLQISQFQWSDPFIGVFVEDKDFFGMNLEVRVNNLANIGEKFDRTFFDDFRDVPGVTQTSELRERRFDQILRISLSDTF, from the coding sequence GTGCGCGACTTCCTGAATTCCGAGGATGAGTGGAACACTGAAATCAGTGGTGACTACAAGTTTGATTTCCTGGATGGCGAACTGAAACTTATTGGTCTTCAGTATTATGAGAGCAGCCCGTTTCTCAGTCTGGTTACGACAAGGCGTCCGGGTGAAGATCCTACTGGCAGTACGTTTGAGCGTCAGGCTGACGAAGGCGAGAGCATCTTCCGGGCAGAATACAGCTGGTCGCCCAAGGAAGACCATTCCTGGGAACTGGGCGTAGAGGGCGTTTTTAACTTTCTCGAGATTGATGATGTTGTCAGTCAGCTGAATGACCAGGGTGAGTTTGAGGTCATAGATGAAACAATCAGTTTCTCTCGCGTTGAAGAGAAGCGTGCTGAAACAACCATCGCCTACAACCGTCCTCTTGGTGATAAGATTGATCTGCAGGCCTCTGTTGGTCTGGAGTATTCCGAGATTACACAGGAAAGTACATTCCGCCGGACTGTGACAGATCCTGACACTGGTCTTGATACGGTTGAACCTTTTGACGCCAGTCAGGAAAGAAGTTTTACACGGCCAAAAGGCTTTATTTCTGCGTCCTATAAAAAATCCGACAGTATGGATATCCGCCTCAAGCTGGAACGTGGCGTTGGCCAGTTGAATTTCTTCTCGTTCATTGGCTCTGTCGATTTGCAGGACGGCATTGACCGCGCCGGCAACCCCGATCTGGTGCCGCCGCAGTTCTGGAATTATGAAATCGAATTTGAGAAAAGATTCGAGAATAACAGCCAATTCACAGTTCAATTCTTCGCGCGCCAGTTTGAAGATATCGTTGACACCATCCCGCTGGAATTACCGGGTGCAGACCTTTCTGATCCAAACAGGGAGCGCGGGCAGGGGCCGGGCAATATCGAGGAGGCTGAACGGTATGGTGTCGATATTGATTCAACGATCAGACTGGACGATTTCGGCATCAAGGGCGGTGAGCTCGATTTCAGTTTCTTTTATCAGGAAACGAAGGTTGATGACCCGCTGACAGGAGTCGAGCGACCCTTCAGTGGTAATTCTGAGTGGTTCAGTTTTGTGGGATACAGGCATGATATTCCTGAGACTGATTATGCATATGGTTTCTTTGCGGAGTATTTTGAAGACTCGCCACAATTTGGCCTGTTGCAAATTAGCCAGTTCCAGTGGAGTGATCCCTTTATTGGAGTATTTGTTGAAGACAAGGATTTCTTTGGGATGAATCTGGAAGTGCGCGTCAACAATCTGGCGAATATTGGTGAGAAGTTTGATCGTACCTTCTTCGATGATTTCCGGGATGTGCCGGGTGTTACACAAACGAGTGAGCTGAGGGAGCGCCGCTTCGACCAGATTCTACGCATCAGTCTCAGTGATACGTTCTGA
- a CDS encoding phosphomannomutase/phosphoglucomutase, with protein MLPTPQTDLKPNTLEYEILPKVKPTGFREYDARWVFEKEINLLGIQALGAGLGTLIRELGKEPRIVVGHDFRSYSASIKQALTVGLMSAGIEVNDIGLALSPVAYFAQFELDIPCVAMVTASHNENGWTGVKMGVNAPLTFGPEEMGRLKEIVLTGAYKSANGGAYKYIEGLREKYIADICDGVSFKRKMKVIAACGNGTAGAFAPEALERLGLEVVPMDAELDHTFPKYNPNPEDLEMLHAMQAAVREHGADVALGFDGDGDRCGVVDNEGEEIFADKIGVMLARDLSAQHENAVFVADVKSTGLFMTDPVLIENGATTKYWKTGHSYIKRYSHEIGALAGFEKSGHFFFNQPYGRGYDDGLVAAIAILNMLDRNPDKTLADLRRSLPMTYQSPTMSPYCEDEKKYDVVAKIVQHFEQLGSAGGSLIGQKIRDVNTVNGVRITVEDGTWGLIRASSNKPELVVVVESPVSEENRNAMFAELEAVLSQHPEVGAFNQKL; from the coding sequence ATGCTGCCAACCCCGCAAACAGACCTTAAGCCGAATACGCTGGAATATGAAATACTGCCGAAGGTAAAACCGACGGGTTTTCGCGAATATGATGCAAGATGGGTTTTTGAGAAAGAAATCAACCTTCTCGGCATACAGGCTCTAGGTGCCGGTCTGGGTACGTTGATCCGAGAACTCGGCAAAGAGCCGAGAATTGTCGTCGGTCATGATTTTCGCAGCTACTCAGCTTCCATCAAACAAGCGCTGACAGTTGGCTTGATGAGTGCCGGTATTGAAGTGAATGACATCGGCCTTGCGTTGTCTCCCGTTGCCTATTTTGCCCAGTTCGAACTCGACATTCCTTGCGTCGCCATGGTGACGGCTAGCCATAACGAAAATGGCTGGACCGGGGTCAAGATGGGCGTGAATGCCCCCTTGACGTTTGGCCCGGAAGAAATGGGCCGCCTCAAGGAGATTGTCCTGACCGGCGCATACAAATCCGCAAACGGTGGAGCCTACAAATATATTGAAGGCTTGCGTGAAAAATATATCGCGGACATTTGCGATGGTGTCAGTTTCAAGCGGAAGATGAAAGTCATCGCCGCCTGCGGCAATGGCACTGCCGGTGCGTTTGCACCAGAAGCACTTGAAAGGCTCGGCCTTGAGGTTGTGCCAATGGATGCAGAACTTGACCATACTTTCCCGAAATATAATCCAAACCCGGAGGATCTCGAAATGTTGCATGCCATGCAGGCAGCTGTGAGAGAACATGGCGCAGATGTGGCTCTTGGTTTCGACGGTGATGGAGATCGCTGCGGTGTGGTGGATAATGAGGGCGAGGAAATCTTTGCGGACAAGATTGGTGTGATGCTTGCCCGCGATCTTTCAGCGCAGCATGAAAATGCTGTCTTCGTGGCTGACGTAAAATCCACAGGACTGTTCATGACAGATCCTGTACTGATCGAAAATGGTGCGACGACAAAGTACTGGAAAACGGGCCATTCCTACATCAAGCGCTATTCCCACGAGATTGGCGCACTGGCTGGTTTTGAGAAATCCGGTCACTTTTTCTTCAACCAGCCCTATGGACGCGGCTATGATGACGGACTTGTGGCGGCCATTGCCATTCTGAATATGCTTGATCGCAACCCTGACAAGACACTGGCTGATTTACGGCGCTCCTTGCCGATGACGTACCAGTCACCAACAATGTCTCCTTATTGCGAGGATGAGAAGAAATATGATGTGGTAGCGAAAATCGTTCAGCACTTTGAGCAACTGGGCTCAGCAGGCGGTAGCCTCATTGGTCAGAAAATCCGTGATGTAAACACCGTCAATGGTGTGCGCATCACTGTTGAGGATGGTACCTGGGGACTGATCCGTGCATCTTCGAATAAGCCAGAACTGGTCGTGGTCGTGGAAAGCCCGGTCTCGGAAGAAAACCGCAATGCTATGTTCGCCGAGCTGGAAGCTGTACTGTCACAGCATCCGGAAGTCGGTGCGTTCAATCAAAAACTGTAA
- a CDS encoding glutathione S-transferase family protein: MTITLYHFPQSRSLRVAWLLEEMGLDYTLKTIPRAKAREYAKTPEYQAINPLGKYPTLIDGDMTMVESVAIMDYLMHKYDAGSLKPAVDTPDFGPYTQWLHFGESGMGMYVIMLFAHSYLLPEEHRSPKIAEWGKEETRKCLEFLAAGLGDKDYLCESGFTAADISIFYILYLLKIIRQFDDAPDNLKTYFDRLKQNPAWQKISAIEE, from the coding sequence ATGACAATCACCCTTTACCACTTTCCGCAGAGCCGCTCACTACGCGTTGCCTGGTTACTGGAGGAAATGGGGCTTGACTACACTCTCAAGACCATTCCGCGGGCAAAGGCTCGTGAATATGCAAAAACACCCGAATATCAGGCCATCAACCCGCTTGGCAAATATCCAACTCTGATTGACGGCGACATGACGATGGTAGAATCCGTTGCGATCATGGATTACCTAATGCACAAATACGATGCCGGATCCTTGAAACCTGCCGTTGATACACCTGATTTTGGTCCGTACACACAGTGGCTGCATTTTGGCGAGTCCGGCATGGGCATGTATGTTATCATGCTTTTTGCCCATAGCTATCTGCTGCCAGAAGAACACCGTTCTCCAAAAATCGCGGAATGGGGCAAAGAGGAAACCCGTAAATGTCTTGAGTTTCTGGCCGCTGGTCTTGGTGACAAAGACTATCTATGCGAGTCAGGCTTCACCGCGGCAGACATCTCAATTTTTTACATTCTCTACCTGCTCAAGATTATCAGGCAGTTTGATGATGCGCCGGATAACCTCAAAACATATTTTGACAGATTAAAGCAGAACCCTGCCTGGCAAAAGATTTCTGCGATTGAGGAATGA